CGGGAGGCCCCGCGGGCAACCATGATGGTTTATGATGATGCTGCAAAGGCGGTTCAGTATGACCGCACGGCATCAAAATGGTTTCAGTCGCTTAATGGGGATTGGAAGTTTAACTGGACACGCTCTCCGAACGATCGGCCGGTCGACTTTTATAAACCGGCGTATGATGTGAGCGACTGGACGACGATTCCGGTTCCGGCTAATTGGGAGATGGAAGGGCACGGCCTCAAAATTTACACCAACATAAAATATCCCTTCGAAAAGAATCCTCCCCATGCGCCGACGGAGTGGAACCCGGTGGGCTCCTATCGCCGCGAATTTGAAGTTTCCAAGGATTGGAAAGGGCGCGATACGTTTATTGTTTTTGATGGCGTTCAGTCAGCTTTTTATCTGTGGGTGAACGGGAAAAAGCTGGGGTATTCCCAGGGTAGCCGCACTCCGGCGGAATTTAATCTTACGCCGTATTTGCAGGACGGTAAAAATACGCTGGCGGTCGAAGTGTACCGCTGGTGCGATGGCTCCTATCTGGAAGATCAGGATTTCTGGCGTCTGTCCGGCATCTATCGGGACGTTTATCTGTGGAGTACTCCGAAAACGCACATCCGTGATTTCACGGTGGTCACTGATTTTGATGAAAACTATGACAATGCGGAGCTCGCCATAGAGCTGGACATTACCGGAACCTACGGATCGGTCGGCGTAGTTCTACTCGATGAAAACGGTAAGGTTGTATTGGAAAAAGAAACGGCGCATCCTGTATCCCGTATCGTGCATCCAGTATCCAACCCCCGGAAGTGGACGGCTGAGTCGCCGAACCTTTACACGCTTTTACTAACGCTGAACGATGCCGACGACAAGGTGCTTGAAATTATTCCGCAGCGCGTCGGCTTCCGTGAGACGGAAATTATCAACAGCCGTTTCTGCATGAACGGCGTGCCGGTGCTGATCAAAGGGGCCAATCGTCATGAGCACCATGCCGATACCGGACACACCATTGATCGTGCATCCATGATCCGCGATATCCAGCTGCTGAAAGAGAACAACTTTAATGCGGTGCGTACCTGCCACTATCCCAATATGCCGATGTGGTATGACCTGTGTGATGAATACGGGATCATGCTTTGGGATGAGGGCAATATTGAATCGCACGGTATGGACTATGGGGCGGAGTCGCTGGCCAAGCAGCCAGAGTGGAAAACTGCACATATGGACCGTGTTCAACGTATGGTTGAACGGGATAAAAACCACCCGTCGATTATAACGTGGTCCATTGGGAATGAAGCCGGTGACGGTGAAAATATCGCGGCCTGTTATCAGTGGATGAAAGCCAATGATCCGACGCGCCCGGTCCATTACGAACGCACAGAAAAAGATCGCGAAAATACCGATATTATTAACACGATGTATAGCTCCGCCGCCAAAATCCGCACGTACACGGAAAGCGACTGGAAAAAACCGTTCATCATCTGCGAATATATGCATGCCATGGGAAATTCGAACGGTGGTGCAAAGGAATACTGGGACCTGTTCTATGAAGATAATACGGCGCAGGGGGGATTTGTCTGGGACTGGATGGACCAGGGGATTCGTATCCCGGTGCCGGAAGAGTTTAAAGGAACCATCGGAAAAGGGCCGGTAAAGGAAACCTTCTATGCCTATGGCGGCTGGTTTGAGACGCCGGCCGGCATCCCTACGGACGGCAATTTCTGCATGAATGGTCTGGTCAGTGCGGGACAGGTGCCGCACCCGGGCACCTATGCGATGAAATGGCTGCAGCGCAATGTTCATGTTTCAGCGGTCGATCTTTCGGCGGGGACCGTGAATATCCGGAACTGGTTTGATTTTTCGGCGTTGTCTGATGTGGTTACCGGAAAATGGTCTATTGAAGCCGATGGCGTTCAGGTGGCGGAAGGTGCAGTTGCGGATTTGAATATTGCGCCGCACACGGAAAAAACGGTGCATCTTGATCTTCCTGAACTGACTCCGGAAACCGGAAAAGAATATTTTCTGATCGTGAAGTTTTGCGCGAAGCCAACCTATCATCCGCTGGTTCAGGATGGACACCTGCTGGCCTGGGACCAGTTTAAGCTGCCGATTGGAACCCCGGCGGTTTATGTTCCGGCCAAGGGAACGGTTTCGGTGGATGAATCGAAGCAGGCCCTTGTTGTAACGGGCAGGGATTTTGAAGTTGTTTTTGATAAAAAGTCAGGCACGTTGGCATCATATAAGGCCGGCGGGCGGGCACTGGTAGTCGGCGGCGGCCTCCCTGAAATCTCCCGCGCATTGGTCAACAATGATATCGGCAAGAACCCTAAAGTGAATCCGGCGCTCCATACTGCCAGCGGGAAGGCGCGGGTTGAAAGCGTGAGCGTTGAAAACGCGGACGGCGTGGCCAGAGTCACGGTTCGCAAGATGCTGCCGACGGTGAAAAGCAGTTTTGCCGCAGTCTATACGGTTTATCCCGATGGGGCGGTCGTGGTTGACGCGTCGTTTGACTTTTCGCAACTGCCTGAAAAAATCGGCCCGCCGCTTCGGGCAGGTATGCAGTGGAAGCTGGCGGGTACGCTGGAAAATATGGAATGGTTCGGTCGCGGTGGCGAAACCTATATGGATCGTAACTTTGAGTTGATCAGCCGCTACGCCGGAACGGTGGATGAGCAGTGGATCGACTATTCACGCCCGCAGGAAAACGGAAACAAAACGGATGTCCGCTGGGCGGCGTTTACCGATGACGAAGGACATGGCCTGCTCGTGGCTGCCGAAGGAGGACCGGTTGGAATCGATGCTCGGTTCTACAGTCCGGAGACCATGCGGAATTCCAAGTATAGTTTTCAGATGAAACGCTCGGACTCGATCTACCTGCATGTCGATGCGGCGCAGAGCGGAGTCGGCGGGATTAATTCCTGGAAAACGCCGCCACTGGATAAGCATCGGTTGCTCAACAGCACCTATACCTACCGCTATCGCCTGGTCCCGGTTGCCGGATCCAGATAAAAAACTTCGTTATCATTAAGCGGCCATTTTTATGGACGGGAAATGTGCGCTGACCTGTGGGGCACAGATCCCTACCTATTACCCGGCATCAAACAGCGATAGATCCCACTGGTCATGCCAGTGAATGCTATAGCGGGTTTCGTCATCAAACGTGAGCGGCAGCCATACATAGCGGCCGTCGATGGCATTTTCCGGGCACCAGATGTCGAAGAGGGCGATGTAGGCATCTTCTTTCCCGTGTATATGGAGGACATAGGTGCTTTGTGCGCCGAAGGTTTTTTCCGGCCCCAGGTTGTTTTGCGGATTAGTACCGTGGCAGGGATTCTCCAGTTCGGTCCAGAGACCGAGCAGGGTGTCGGCGGCGAGGGCGGAGCGGGCGGCATTCGGGGCCCAGCCGGTGCAGCCCGAAGCCAACAGGAAATATTTCCCCTTCCGTTTAAAGAGGGCCGGAGCCTCCATGAAGCGGGTAGGGAACAGGCGCACATAGTTCCCGGTATGGCCGGTATAATCATCCGTCAGCTCGGCAATATGCAGGGTGGCGTTGTGCTCTGAGGCATAGACATGATAGGCCTTGCTGTCATCATCAACAAACAGGTTCATGTCCCGGGCCATCTGCCCGCCTTCATAATGAGAGCCCAGTAGATTGTAGTGCTGGTGAAGGTGGGTTTGTTCGCCAATGAACTCTTGATCCCGGGCCTGGGCGGCGGCGATGGATTCCGGATCTTTCTGGTCTTCTGTTACGTTGACCGGCCAGTGTCCGGCATTGGGTCGCAGGCTGTGTTTAAAGGTGAACGGTCCGGCCGGACTATCGGCCACTGCAACGCCGCTGCGGGCCGTGGAATAGCCTTCCCCTTTGCGTTCCAGATGAAACCACATTACAAATTTTCCGGTCTTGGCATTAAAGATCACTTTCGGCCGTTCCAGGATACAGCCTCTTGCAATCTCGCTGTGTTCATCGTCCGATACGGTCAGGGCAATGCCTTCGTCGGTCCAGTTATACAGGTCGGGGGAGGAATAACAGTGCACGCCGACCATGGCCACGTTTCCGGCGGTGCCTTCAATCTTGTGTTCCCCATACCAGTAATAAGTGTCGTCGTGAAAAAGCAACCCGCCGCCGTGGGCATTGATCGGGGTTCCGTCGGTGTCGTTCCAGATGGATCCGGGGGTGAAGTATTTGTAGTTCATAATCGTTTAAGGTATGGGCTCCGGCCGGCTTCCGGAAAGAGCCTGGTTAAGCGGGCATCGGTTTGACCCCAAATTACAATTCATCTTCGTATCGGTTCGGGTGGGCCTGCTTCCTGAACTCATTCGGTGTTTGTCCCATGGCTTTGCTGAAGAAATGATTCATGTACTGCGCAGATGAAAAACCAAGCTCTTCGGCAATTTGTCCGGCATTTCGATCGGTATTCAGCAGCATGTTTTTAACGCGCTCCAACCTGCACCGGCTTATTTCGTCCTGGATACTGCAGTTCATGGCGCGTTTAAACACCCATTGAAGCGTGCGCAGGGGAACGTCGATTTCTTTGGTGATTTCGGCGACACTGAGATGACGGTGGCTGTTGTTTTTAATATAGCTGAGAGCGGTGGCTACGCGCAGGTCCTCTACCGCGAGGATATCCGAGGACTGGCGTGCAACCAGCCCCTTGGGCTCGACATGGGTCAACGGCTCTTCAAGATGTTCACCCTGCAGGAGACGGTCGAGCCGGGCTGCGGCCGCATACCCCACGCCTTCCCAGTTCAGGTCAATACTGCTCAGGGGAACCTCGGTATACGGGCAGATGACGGGATCGTTGTTGGTGCCGATCAGGGCCACCTGTTCCGGCACCGCAAGTCCGAGGCGGTGGCAGGCCCTCATCAGCAGGGCCGCGCCCTCGTCTTCAATAGCATATACGGCGATGGGCCTGGGCGAATCGGTTAGCCACTTTTCGAGCATCGCACGGTCTTCGGGATTGGGACTGAATGAGCCTTTCTGATGATCGGTCTGCGGCATATGCCAGTTGGCGGCGGAATATCCTTTTTCGCCAATGGCATGGCAGAAACCGCCGCGCCGCTCGTCAACATACCAGTGTGACTGCGTGCTGAAGACGGCGAACTCTTTAAAACCCCTCTTCAGGAACTCCTCCGCAGCCAGGCGTCCGGCCTTGGTGTTGTCGGGATACACCCGCGGTATATCCAGCGAACTGTAATGACTTAAGTCGATGGCCGGCACATCGTACTTTTCAACCAGGCGGGAGCGTCGCAGGTCATTCGGGCCAAGCATGACGATCTGCCCATCGGCTTCAGGTATATCGAGTGCCAGGCCCATGTGAGGCATGGCCACGATATCCCACTTCTTGGTCTTGGCATATTCCAGAATGCCCTGGTGAATGCGCACGTCATACCAGCGAAGCGATAGCGCGATGAGTTTTCTGCTGTGATCCATAATCTATTACCTGGCTTATTTGCGCATTTTATATGATTGATTGTAAAATAGTGCAAGTAAGAATTGGTTAAGTATTAATAAAAAGTGCCATATATGCTTGTTTATCTAAACTAAAGTGCGCAATAAAATAAAAATAATAATGTACAAGCGCAATGGCGGATGTCATATTGCGCGTTTTCAATGGAGCCCTTCCTGTTTAAGGGGCTGTATGGATGTAACCACCTTATCGGAGAGAAAATATGAGCGAAAAAATACATGCAAAAAAAGGCGGATTCACGCTGCCGGCGCAGGCCGGTCTGGACGAGGTCGTATTGGATCTGGCCAAGCGCTGGGGAGCCGATGCCTTCCGCGATTCGGACGGCACGGTCCTTTCGGAATCCATCACAGAACTGGGGTATGACATCTATTCCACCCTCTGTCTGATCCGTGCAGATCAGGAGTGGAACAACGAGCACCCGGAGGATAATCAGCAGAAATATCTGTTTTCCACGCCGCAGACTGCGCGTGAGGCTGTGATGGAAATCGATATTCTCGAGCGCTACTCCAAAGAACAGTACCGTATCGATGAAATTAACGATGCCGCAACATACTGGGAAGTCGTCAACCGTACGACCGGTGCCATTGTTCCGGTTTCCGACTGGGATTATGCCGATGGCATCGTGACGGTCCGCAATTGCGAAAAATGGAATGTCTACAGTGTCAATTTTCTCGTCTATCAGATCTGGGAAACCACGTCGATGTACAACCACATCACCAACGACTGGGGCGATGCACCGCACCAGTCCGGCATCGACCCGCGCAAGGCCGAAACCCGCGAGCACATTGCAAAGTTCCTCGACAAGTGGCTGGAAACGCATCCGAATACCGACTGGGTCCGCTTTACTTCTATGGCCTATCAGTTCCCGATCATCACCAACCCGAAACGTGAAACGCTTTATCAGGACTGGTATGGGTACCTGGACTGCATGTCTGCACAGGCACTCGATGAGTTTGAGGAAAAGAAAGGCTATCGCCTGCGTCCGAATGATCTCATCGATGACGGCTATTTCAACTCCACCGACCGTGTGCCGACCAGGGCGTATCTGGACTGGATCGAGTTTACCCACGAATTTATGGTCGGCTGGGCCAGGGACTGCGTGAAGCAGGTACACGATGCCGGAAAGAAAGCCATCCTGTTCTACTGCGACCACTGGATCGGTACCGAGCCGTATAAGCCGGCTTTTCAGGAAATCGGCTATGACGGCATTATCGGCCCGTGCATCAACGGACGCGAAGTACGCCGCGTGGCTGATGTGCCGGGGGACCTGGTGAAAGAACTGCGCTTCTATCCCTATTTCTTCGAAGTGGATCTGTTGAATGAGCCGACCTTTAAAGAGGGCGGTGATCCGGTTCGCGACTGCAAAAAATACTGGATGTGGATCCGCCGCGCGATGCTGCGTAAGCTGGTGCACCGCATCGGCTATGGCGGCTATCTCGACCTGGCGATCAAGTATCCGGACTTTATTAAGTACCTGGAGTATCAGACCCGGGAATACTATGCGATTTGCGAACATACCGGGTTTACGCCGGTTCAGAATGCTCCGTTCAAAGTGGGCATCCTGAATGCCTGGGGGCGCGATCGTTCCTGGGGCTTTGATCAGTCGTGGCCGCTCGGTGGCATCACGGAATCGCTCTCCGGGCAGCCGTTCGATATCGAATGGATCAGCTTTGACGATATTCGGGGCGGTGTGCCTGAAGAATTCGGTGTGATCCTCAACTTCGGTCTGGCCGGCACCTCCTGGAGCGGCGGCGAAAACTGGACGGATCCGCGCGTGGTTTCCTCCATCCGCGAATTTGTAGACAACGGCGGCGGTTTCCTCGGACTGCTGGACCCGACCGCCCACGAAAACGGCGGCGCATTTTATCAGTTGTGGGACGTGCTCGGCGTGCAGAAGGAATACGGCCTTTCGAACGATACGAAGAAAGTCCTTCCGACCGACATTTCGGAAGGACACTTCCTTGCGGAAGACCTGGCGTCGACCGATCCGAAGCTCGGCAAGCATGTGCAGACCATCTATCCATGCATCGAATCCACGCAGATTGTTGCGAAGGATGACGAAGGCAGCGTCACCATTGCCACCAACGATTTCGGAAAAGGACGCGGGGTGTACCTGGCCGGGTTCGAGCTGGGCGCCGAACAGAACCGTCTGCTGCAGCGCGCCATCTGGTATGCCGCCGGCCGTGAAGAAGACATGAAGAAAACGTGGTTCTCTTCCAATATTGAAACCGAGATTGCGGGCTACCCGGAAACCGGAAAATATATCGTGATCAACAGCTCGAATGAGCCGCAGACGACCACGATTACGGACGGGCAGGGTAACACCAAAACGGTTGAGCTCGACGCAAACGCATCGCAGTGGTTCGACTTCGCCGGAAACAAAATTTAAGCAATAAGGAGCCAGATCATGAGCGGAACAAACGAAATAACAAATGACGTCAGCGACCGTGCTGCGGCTAAAAAGAGCGGCAAGCTCAGCTTCAAGGAGAAGTTTTCCGTCGGGACCGGCGGATTGACCGTTTCTCTTGGTAACCAGAGTGTCCGGACGACCGGGCAGGGTGTTCTGAACATGATTCTCGGGATTCCCGCCCAGTGGGTGGGAATCGTACTGGCTATTCCGTTGCTGTGGGATGCGATTACCGACCCGATTATGGGTAATTTCTCCGATAACTTTAAGTCGAAGCATGGTCGTCGCCGTCCGTTTATTTTTGGCGGCGCGATTCTGATGGGACTGACCTTTGCCAGTATCTGGATGATTCCGATGGGGTGGAGCGATGCGGGTAAGCTGACCTGGTTTCTGGTGACCAGTCTGCTGTTTTATACCGCCTACACCATCTTCTCGGTTCCGTTCATGGCGCTGACCTATGAGATGACGCCGGATTACGACGAGCGCACGGCGGTGCAGGGCTATGTCACCTTCTGGAACCGCCTGGGCGAGATGACCTATATGGGTCTGATTCCGCTCTCGCTGATCTTTGTTGCGCGCAAATACGGCTATGCCGACAGTAATGATCTGACTGCGCTCCAAAAAATGGAAGGGATACGTGTTGCGGCAGCAATTTACGGCGGGATCGGCATGACTCTGTTCGGTATGTTGCCAGCTTTCTTTGGTAAAGAGCGCAATTACGAGCTCAACCTGAAAGAGCATCAGGGCAAAAAAGATCCCTTCTGGCAGTCGGCTAAGCTGGCTCTTCAGAACAAGGCTTTTGCGATTCTCTGTTCGTTGGCCGTGTTCACGATTATTGCCGGCGTGTTTGCCAGCAACATGGATTGGTACTTGCTGATTTATTATCTGTCTGACGGTGATGTAGCTCTCGGTACGCAGTGGAAGCTCATCGTGACGATCGGCTATGCAGTTGTCGGTGTTCTCGGTATTCCGCTGATCGTCTGGTTGACGGGAAAAATGAGTAAGATTCACGGGTTCATGTTCATTTACGGTATGATGATTCTCAATGCGCTGATCCGCTGGATTGTTTATCGACCGGGTCGTTTTGATGATCCGCTTGTCTGGGGCAGTCTCGCGGAATCCGGTTCTTCGCTGGCCGCCATTGCAAAATCGCTGATCTGGCTCGACCCGCTGACCGGAGGCTTTTTCTGGATCGGAGTCGGGGTTTTGGGGCAGTCCTTGATTGCGGATGTGTGCGACGACGACGAAATCAAAAACGGACACCGCCGCGAGGGCATGTTCGGGGCCATCTACGGATGGGCCAGCAAGGCCTCTTTCGCGTTGAGCTTTGTGCTGATCGGTATTTTCCTGGCTATGATCGGCTTTGATCCGGCTCTTTCAGAACAGACGCCGGCCACCTATTTCAATATGCGCGTGGCCATGTGTGTTGGCGCGGCCGGTCCGGCGATTCTCTGTTTCGTGCTGTTGGCCTTCTATCCGCTCAACAAGAAAAAGGCTGAGGAAAACCGCGAAAAACTCGAAGCAAAGCGCGGCGAATCTTAACCATCACTATTCTGAAACAAGAGAAACACTATGAAAAAATTTGAACTACCAAATATCTATTTCGGGGGCGACTACACGCCCGAGCACTTCCCGAAGGACGTGATGGCCGAGGACATGCTCCTCATGAAAAAAGCGGGCGTGAATATTGCCACAATCAACGTATTCAGCTGGGGGCAACTCCAGCCGGATGAAGACACCTGGTGTTTTGAGTGGTTGGACGAAATCATGGATACGCTCGCTGCGAATGGCGTGGTTGCCGACCTAGGAACCGCGACGGCTTCGACTCCGGCGTGGATGGCGAAAAAGTATCCGGAGATTCTGCCGACCGATGAAACCGGTCTGCGCTGGAATCACGGCTCGCGTCAGTGCTTCAATCCGAACAGCCCGAAATATCGTGAATTGAGCGCGACGCTGGTTCGTAAACTGGCCGAGCGCTATAAGGATCATCCGGCGCTGTCAATGTGGCACGTGAATAACGAGCTCTCCCAGATGGTCGGTCAGGACTTCAGCGAAATCTCGATCAATAAATTCCGCAACTGGTGCAAAGATAAATATGGTACCTGCGAAAACCTGAACCAGAGGCTGGGTCTCTATTTCTGGGGCAACAATATCTATGACTGGGACGAGTTGATGCCGCCGATGAAGACGGCCCATCAGCACAGCACCAGTCTGTTGCTCGAATGGAAACGGTTCATCAACGAGTGCTATATGGAAGTGGCCAAGGCGGAAATCGATATCCTGCGCGAAATAACGCCGGACGTTCTGATCACCACCAACTTCCTCTACGAATACAAGATGCTCGATTATCACGCTTGGGCGGACATGATCGACTTCATCTCAGTCAGCTCCTTCCCCGACCCGAAAACCACCAACCACCCGGGCGAGGCGGCGCTCAGCCACGATATTATGCGCGGTCTGAAAGATCAACCGTTCGTGCTGTTGGAGCAGGCCCCGAGTCAGGTCAACTGGCGGCTGGCGAATGTGAACAAAAAACCGGGCGTGATGCGGCTTTGGAGCCATCAGGGAATGGCGCGCGGTTCCGACGGATTCCTTTTCTTCCAGTGGCGTGCTTCTGTTCACGGCTCGGAAAAATTTCATTCGGCGATGGTTCCGCATATCGGCGAAAACTCGCGCGCTTTTCGCGAGGTGACTCAGCTCGGAAACGAGTTGCCCAGCCTAAGCGAAGTGGTCGGCAGCGACGTACAGGCGGATGTCGCCATTGTGATGGATTACAACAACTGGTGGACCTGCGAATTTACGCCGGGCCCGACGGCGCTGCTCAACTATCTCGAAAACTTGCAGGCATATC
This DNA window, taken from Pontiella desulfatans, encodes the following:
- a CDS encoding glycoside hydrolase family 2 TIM barrel-domain containing protein; the encoded protein is MKHFLISLMAGLALSAQAQEWNDLSILQVNREAPRATMMVYDDAAKAVQYDRTASKWFQSLNGDWKFNWTRSPNDRPVDFYKPAYDVSDWTTIPVPANWEMEGHGLKIYTNIKYPFEKNPPHAPTEWNPVGSYRREFEVSKDWKGRDTFIVFDGVQSAFYLWVNGKKLGYSQGSRTPAEFNLTPYLQDGKNTLAVEVYRWCDGSYLEDQDFWRLSGIYRDVYLWSTPKTHIRDFTVVTDFDENYDNAELAIELDITGTYGSVGVVLLDENGKVVLEKETAHPVSRIVHPVSNPRKWTAESPNLYTLLLTLNDADDKVLEIIPQRVGFRETEIINSRFCMNGVPVLIKGANRHEHHADTGHTIDRASMIRDIQLLKENNFNAVRTCHYPNMPMWYDLCDEYGIMLWDEGNIESHGMDYGAESLAKQPEWKTAHMDRVQRMVERDKNHPSIITWSIGNEAGDGENIAACYQWMKANDPTRPVHYERTEKDRENTDIINTMYSSAAKIRTYTESDWKKPFIICEYMHAMGNSNGGAKEYWDLFYEDNTAQGGFVWDWMDQGIRIPVPEEFKGTIGKGPVKETFYAYGGWFETPAGIPTDGNFCMNGLVSAGQVPHPGTYAMKWLQRNVHVSAVDLSAGTVNIRNWFDFSALSDVVTGKWSIEADGVQVAEGAVADLNIAPHTEKTVHLDLPELTPETGKEYFLIVKFCAKPTYHPLVQDGHLLAWDQFKLPIGTPAVYVPAKGTVSVDESKQALVVTGRDFEVVFDKKSGTLASYKAGGRALVVGGGLPEISRALVNNDIGKNPKVNPALHTASGKARVESVSVENADGVARVTVRKMLPTVKSSFAAVYTVYPDGAVVVDASFDFSQLPEKIGPPLRAGMQWKLAGTLENMEWFGRGGETYMDRNFELISRYAGTVDEQWIDYSRPQENGNKTDVRWAAFTDDEGHGLLVAAEGGPVGIDARFYSPETMRNSKYSFQMKRSDSIYLHVDAAQSGVGGINSWKTPPLDKHRLLNSTYTYRYRLVPVAGSR
- a CDS encoding glycoside hydrolase family 43 protein, whose translation is MNYKYFTPGSIWNDTDGTPINAHGGGLLFHDDTYYWYGEHKIEGTAGNVAMVGVHCYSSPDLYNWTDEGIALTVSDDEHSEIARGCILERPKVIFNAKTGKFVMWFHLERKGEGYSTARSGVAVADSPAGPFTFKHSLRPNAGHWPVNVTEDQKDPESIAAAQARDQEFIGEQTHLHQHYNLLGSHYEGGQMARDMNLFVDDDSKAYHVYASEHNATLHIAELTDDYTGHTGNYVRLFPTRFMEAPALFKRKGKYFLLASGCTGWAPNAARSALAADTLLGLWTELENPCHGTNPQNNLGPEKTFGAQSTYVLHIHGKEDAYIALFDIWCPENAIDGRYVWLPLTFDDETRYSIHWHDQWDLSLFDAG
- a CDS encoding substrate-binding domain-containing protein; this encodes MDHSRKLIALSLRWYDVRIHQGILEYAKTKKWDIVAMPHMGLALDIPEADGQIVMLGPNDLRRSRLVEKYDVPAIDLSHYSSLDIPRVYPDNTKAGRLAAEEFLKRGFKEFAVFSTQSHWYVDERRGGFCHAIGEKGYSAANWHMPQTDHQKGSFSPNPEDRAMLEKWLTDSPRPIAVYAIEDEGAALLMRACHRLGLAVPEQVALIGTNNDPVICPYTEVPLSSIDLNWEGVGYAAAARLDRLLQGEHLEEPLTHVEPKGLVARQSSDILAVEDLRVATALSYIKNNSHRHLSVAEITKEIDVPLRTLQWVFKRAMNCSIQDEISRCRLERVKNMLLNTDRNAGQIAEELGFSSAQYMNHFFSKAMGQTPNEFRKQAHPNRYEDEL
- the gnpA gene encoding 1,3-beta-galactosyl-N-acetylhexosamine phosphorylase; its protein translation is MSEKIHAKKGGFTLPAQAGLDEVVLDLAKRWGADAFRDSDGTVLSESITELGYDIYSTLCLIRADQEWNNEHPEDNQQKYLFSTPQTAREAVMEIDILERYSKEQYRIDEINDAATYWEVVNRTTGAIVPVSDWDYADGIVTVRNCEKWNVYSVNFLVYQIWETTSMYNHITNDWGDAPHQSGIDPRKAETREHIAKFLDKWLETHPNTDWVRFTSMAYQFPIITNPKRETLYQDWYGYLDCMSAQALDEFEEKKGYRLRPNDLIDDGYFNSTDRVPTRAYLDWIEFTHEFMVGWARDCVKQVHDAGKKAILFYCDHWIGTEPYKPAFQEIGYDGIIGPCINGREVRRVADVPGDLVKELRFYPYFFEVDLLNEPTFKEGGDPVRDCKKYWMWIRRAMLRKLVHRIGYGGYLDLAIKYPDFIKYLEYQTREYYAICEHTGFTPVQNAPFKVGILNAWGRDRSWGFDQSWPLGGITESLSGQPFDIEWISFDDIRGGVPEEFGVILNFGLAGTSWSGGENWTDPRVVSSIREFVDNGGGFLGLLDPTAHENGGAFYQLWDVLGVQKEYGLSNDTKKVLPTDISEGHFLAEDLASTDPKLGKHVQTIYPCIESTQIVAKDDEGSVTIATNDFGKGRGVYLAGFELGAEQNRLLQRAIWYAAGREEDMKKTWFSSNIETEIAGYPETGKYIVINSSNEPQTTTITDGQGNTKTVELDANASQWFDFAGNKI
- a CDS encoding MFS transporter, translating into MSGTNEITNDVSDRAAAKKSGKLSFKEKFSVGTGGLTVSLGNQSVRTTGQGVLNMILGIPAQWVGIVLAIPLLWDAITDPIMGNFSDNFKSKHGRRRPFIFGGAILMGLTFASIWMIPMGWSDAGKLTWFLVTSLLFYTAYTIFSVPFMALTYEMTPDYDERTAVQGYVTFWNRLGEMTYMGLIPLSLIFVARKYGYADSNDLTALQKMEGIRVAAAIYGGIGMTLFGMLPAFFGKERNYELNLKEHQGKKDPFWQSAKLALQNKAFAILCSLAVFTIIAGVFASNMDWYLLIYYLSDGDVALGTQWKLIVTIGYAVVGVLGIPLIVWLTGKMSKIHGFMFIYGMMILNALIRWIVYRPGRFDDPLVWGSLAESGSSLAAIAKSLIWLDPLTGGFFWIGVGVLGQSLIADVCDDDEIKNGHRREGMFGAIYGWASKASFALSFVLIGIFLAMIGFDPALSEQTPATYFNMRVAMCVGAAGPAILCFVLLAFYPLNKKKAEENREKLEAKRGES
- a CDS encoding beta-galactosidase, whose product is MKKFELPNIYFGGDYTPEHFPKDVMAEDMLLMKKAGVNIATINVFSWGQLQPDEDTWCFEWLDEIMDTLAANGVVADLGTATASTPAWMAKKYPEILPTDETGLRWNHGSRQCFNPNSPKYRELSATLVRKLAERYKDHPALSMWHVNNELSQMVGQDFSEISINKFRNWCKDKYGTCENLNQRLGLYFWGNNIYDWDELMPPMKTAHQHSTSLLLEWKRFINECYMEVAKAEIDILREITPDVLITTNFLYEYKMLDYHAWADMIDFISVSSFPDPKTTNHPGEAALSHDIMRGLKDQPFVLLEQAPSQVNWRLANVNKKPGVMRLWSHQGMARGSDGFLFFQWRASVHGSEKFHSAMVPHIGENSRAFREVTQLGNELPSLSEVVGSDVQADVAIVMDYNNWWTCEFTPGPTALLNYLENLQAYHYPLHEQNITTDVVPVDRDFSKYKVVIAPIMYMVKPGFKEAVEKFVAEGGTFITTFFSGVVNEDDEVFNGGYPGPLSDVLGLKVEEFEAMKPYIKNSMKMKDGQEFEARLWCDILQLDSAESLAEYGSDFFKGSPALTVNSFGKGKAYYVATLPDKAFMQQFLKQVCAEQGVEPVVDAPENVEAVVRSNGDQDYLFVMNHNYEPVDVTLPEGEYFDLLTQSTVEGTISMDAVQSLILKK